The nucleotide window cagaatttctcagattggaagggacccataaggaACCCAACTCTTTGCTCCTCCCAGGAATGCCTAAAACTTAACCATATGACTAGGAGCATCGTCCAgctgcttcttgaactctgtcaggctggtgctgtgaccacttccctggggagcctgttccagtgcccaaccaccctgtGGCCACCCTGTGGGGGAAGacccttttcctgctgttatATGAACTTCCCTTGACACAGCCTCGTTTCATTCCCTTGGGATCTACTGCTGGCCACCACAGAGAGGAGACCATGCCTGCCCCTCGGCTGCCCTCCTCATGAGGTTgctcctcagccttctccaagtTGAACAAACCAAGCATGAGCCCAGCTGCTTCTTCTAATTTTATGCATAACATAGATGTAATTCTTCACATGAAAAATTAGCTGcacatccaggttcctgatgtaatcAGACCATACTGCTGTAAATTTCCCTGAAATACTGATTTGTTTGTGCCATTTGTCTGATTTTGTGGAACTTCTGGTTGATCAGAAACCAGATGTTTTTGACAACTTTTGAatgttaaaatttaaatgcattttttaattatttaaaagagGACAAGTGAACAAGATTAAAGTCTATTTACACACTTATGGTTGGCATCAGTTAACTCATGTGTTGGGAAAACTACATCTCCTTCTCTACATTCCCTTAAGTCCTTGGATCAAAGTCTATTCTTGGATACTGCAGTACAATATTGGAATGCCTCCACTCAGGGCAATTGATCTGCTTCTCTTACCTAGAAACACAGTGTAACTTGAGATTGGGAAGAACAAACTTTGATCAAAGAGATAAGTAAAGTTACTCGAAAAATCACACACAGGAAACTGAGCATTTAGCCATCTGGGAGTTGACTGATTCACATCTAACCACAAAAGTGAAACACACATAATTCAATTAATAAAGTTCAGGCAGACATTAAATTGACCTCACAGTTTCACTGACAGCTCTCAGCACACGTGATCAAGGTTTAAGTAATGGGAATCAAGGTCTAGGACACACTATGGAAGTTAGGAGAGaatgtttatttataaatttgCTTCAGGACCTTGTATCTGACCTTTCTTAGGCTTACCTTGTCTAAAGGACATCCAGTATTATCTCAGATAATACAGAATAAAACAGTCATGAAAATGCTTTCTGAAATTATAGTCATGCTCTTGATGATctctttaataaaatacattgtCTGTTTACACGGTTGCATATATGCATGGGTGTGTTTCATTAGCTGTTCAAATGTTTCATATACATTCCTGATCTTTGATTCAGTTAGAGAATATAGTGCATGTATCTTCTTCTGATGGAAGAAAGAAATGTCTGCCTAGAGGAGCTTAAAAATGGTTCTGAAAATACAACAAGCATAGGTTGTTTCATCCACAGTAGAATATAAAAGTACATTTACCTTTCTTAACTTTGCTGCTCCGGCACCAGAGCGAATGGCCTCCAATAGGGCTTGTCTTGCCTCCATTGGATTACCTGAAGCTGTGGCAGAGGATttaggagctgctgctgagagctgaatgggaggtggtggtggtggctggACAGGGGCAGGTGGGATACTTAGCTGCTCTTCCTGAAGGTCTTCTGCCTTCTGCAAGGACCGTTCTGCATCCCTAAAACGCTGCAGCTCTTGGGAAGCCAATGAGGAGATCTGTTCATAATGCAGTGAAAGAAGGTGGTTAATATCAAGCATGGCTAAACTGTAATAATTTGACAATATCCCACTTTCAGTACCCCAATTTCACTTTTCTTGGATGATGTAGAACTTATACAACTTTTGTTTGCTCATGGGGTTTGTCTTAGGTTGtctgtatgatgcctttatccccaatcgtctgctctgtttatgttgaataataagttctacacctttaagactCGTTCCAGGAGTGAAGGGTGGGGGGGATGAAGcgcggagtttgttttcaagaactgcactccctcctccacattcctgctcctggactgtgttgtctgcagatggacagacagtgagagagagctctcgtttgctttttctagttagttttagctagctgaggcaaagaagttccctggaatgtggggttttttccctttctttggacctgctctggactgaacaccagaagagctgcagcagcagcacctgtgcccagcgggccgggcctgggccgtggcatttccagcgccagagggactgatcagagactgagtgagcccagctgcaacccgGGGTTTTTTatgagtttgtctctctcttaGAGTGGtgagaagttttattgtttaatattgtttaagtttacttgtttaataaacaggttttttccactttcctccaaagaGGTATCTTTCCCAAACtggttggggggaggggccaattgagtctgctttcctaaaggaacccttttggggttctttccccaaatttgccctgaaccaggacaggGTTGAACATCTGTTACTACTCACTCACATCTCTCAGCTGGGCTGATTACCAGCATTGAGGACTTGGCATTGAGTCTGTCTCAGAAACTCAATCTTTATTTACTGTGAACTTCAGCATCCTGTAACTCTTCTTGGCATGCAAGGTAAGAGAAAAATTTGGACTTGGTATTAATTTGGAAACAACCACAAGGGTTTTGGAATCAGGAAGATATATTAAGGCTGCAATAGCCACCCAGGAATATGATTACTTTTTGCAGTCTGGGCTGCACAGAAATAATCTCAGATGACAGGGAAGCTCTTCCAGATCTGAGCTCTCAGACAGagcttcactgaaaaaaaagccattaaacCTAAAGTTTCCAGccatacttaaaaaaaaaaaataccagagaGAGCTACATGAAAGCACTGAGGACAAAATCAATGGATAATTCTTCCAACTGTGTTTCTGTGGAATTTCAGAAACTAAAATTTCTGCACAAATTACCAGCTTGGAAACTCATCCTACTTTAAATGCATGCAGGCAAAGAATTCAGTCTTTCAGACTAAGTCAGCTGTTCCATCAACTGTGTCAAGAGAtacatttttccattaataCCATTACTAGTAACAATCATGATGAATTGTTAGTAATTATAATGATTCAGCAATTAGTAGGAAATTCAGTACTATGGGCCAAATAGGTCTACAAGCAGATCCACTATAACTCATTTCTCAGACAAACCGAAGCACAGCTTGTGGTGAAAAATTAAAGGATTCATCTCCCCTAAAAGAATCCACAGAGAGCTCCTGTATTATATTCCTTTCCTATACacatactatatatatatatatatatatgaacatCATGTCATATTAGATAAAAGGTGAACATTTGAGACAATATGAAAGGGACATCACATCTGTATAAGCTCCCtgtacacacacaaacacactgaTTTAACTAGCACAGGTGATATGGTGTGAAAAAGCATATGGTTTCTAGGCAACTTCCTTTAAAATCATGGCACAAGCTTCTCTACCAGAGGAAAGTATTCTAAAAAGTCTCTGTGATGACTTCATTGTCAGAGCCTCTTTCACAAATTGCTATTTATTTCTAATGAATGCAGAATGCAATTAAGTACGTGTGAAGACTGCTGCTACTTAGCACATCCTGCACACAGGCTCAGAGGAAGCTGTGCCCTACCTGCAGCAAGGGCAGTAGGATATTTGAGGGGTGAAGTAATACCCTAACATAGGCAAGAGAATTTTTCTATCTTGTGCCAGCTATCTGGATATGTGCTAATGAACTGAGTCATTGCACGAGGGAAATGGAAATCTTCTTGCCAAGGACACATCTTTGGCCAGATTAGTCAACTGAGCGAAAACTAAGGCTAGAATAATGCAGGTTTTGGCTATCAGGAATAAGAGATGTTTAATGGTTAGATAAATCTTTCAGAGAGGAGGAATCATCCTGCTGTGGTGAATGTTGATGAAACATCAATATCAATCAATTGCATACAACTTGCACCATGTTAGCAGATAGGTACACAGCATGTATGATGAAGCCCTAGTGTGTTTTCAGGAAGCTGGGATTGGATATATATGGTAGGTAATGCAAATATATGAATCCAACTGCAAACTCCTAAACTGCAGCTTCTCTGCGCAGAGAAGCTGCGGATGTACCATCCCTGTTGGTGTTCGAGGGCTGGCTGGATGGGGCCTTGAGCACCCAGGTCTAATGGGAGaagtccctgcccaaggcagaggggttggaactagataatGCTTAAGACCTTTCCAACCAAAACAATTCTAAAAAGAGACCCCATCTAAATGTGAAAATGATTAATATTTTATGTCTTCTATGTACACTCCCTGTAATTTGTTTGGATTTCTACATGCTTCTTTCTAAGCTAAAAGCAGACTATTTGAAAGACTTTTTAAGTTTTATAGCAGAGAATAGGGTTGAACCTGCTGTGCTGTCTGCCTAAGTCAGATCTGGTCTTCTGTCATATGGTTACCCTGTCAACTTCTCTCTTTGCAGCACAATGTTTCATCTGTGGGATATCTGGGTTTATTCAAAACACTTAGAAGGAATAGACTGCACTTCAAAGATCACTTACCCTCATGATTCCTTACCTTTTTTAGCTTTGAGGTGCCACTGTGGCCTCTAATTGCTGCTAGTAGGGCTGAGCGCTCATTCTCTGGCTCAGCGTATGAAGATTTCCCATGATTGCCATTTAGTGCACTGTTTGAAACCTAGAATAAGAAGGGAATAAACCTCACATTTTTATTAGATATTTACTTAGAGATAGCTTGGAAACACTTTTTGGCACTTGTACCAGAATGCAAACTATGAATAAtcagtttgtctttttttgggCCTGTTTGGAAAACCTTATTCACACTGAACCGTAAGGGTATGTAGATAGTAATGCTGTACTTAGAGATGCAGTCCATAGCCCCTGAGCATGAAGTCAGTGGCATACTATTATCCCCTagtaaaacaaaatgtaattttctttcactgcaGGTATTTACAAGTTTTCTCCATGCTGTGTGTTCCTGTTTTACATAACACACTGAAATGAGGGTTTGGCTTTTAGACTAACCTCAATTACCTCTCTATGTGTATCTATCAccctctgcctcctccagctAGTGCAGCAGCCATGATGTTGCATAATATACAGGATGTGCAGAATAAGCAGCAGCTTGGTCTGTTGCCATTATAAATTTTTCAAATGCCTTGCACTTTGCCAGCTCACCAGCAACTGTACAAGTTACCAAACCTCTGGTGTCTGACAGGGTGAATATAGGGCTCTATATATTCAGGCTCTATAGGGCTCTGCAGTCTGATCATGTTAAAAAAGGTTTCCAGTTTACCTTTCTGagtttctcctttccccctccTGTTTGAATGGCTTCCATTAGGGCACTGTGCAATGATGTGTCTTTTGGAACTGGCTTTTGGATGACAGGTTTGAACTTCTTCTTTGGTCCAAAAATATTGGTCTGCACATTAACATCCAGGTCACCAACAGTATTAACATCCGAATCATCAGGTTTCTCCTCCTGTTCTGACTCTGCATTTGCTGCTGCACCATTTAGCTCAGGAGAAGCTTTAAGTGAACTAACTTGTACACCATTAGCAGGATGCCATTTAGTGACTCGTAAAGGTGAGCTGAAAGAGGATGGGACTCCTTGGAGATCAGGAGACTTGAGGGATGAGGCTGAATTAGTATGGGTCAAAGTCTCACACTTCTGGTCAAACACAGTCCTTTTCTCTGCTACACTTTGTTTGCTGTTTACACCATGATCATCTTCTGAACTGTTGTTATCCTTTGAAGAGGATTTAGTAAGTGGGACACTGGCATTCTTTTTATAGAAACTCACAGAAGTTGCTTGATTTGATGCCCTGATATTAACTACTTTGTTTTCCATGCCAGAATTATCACCAGGTGTAAACCTGTGGGATGCTTTCTGACTGCAAGCAAAAATACTTGAAAGgttttctcttgtttctgcTGATTCTGTTTCCACAGGGCTATATTTGGCCACAATAATACATCTTTTTGGTGAAACTTCTGCTTCATTCTTAACCTCTCCTGTCCCTTGCTTGTTTTCATCTTTCTCATTATATTCCATAGTGTCAGATTTAAAGGTAATTGCATTGATGTGCCTTGCAATGGCAGAGGCAACATACTGACTTGAAGTTCTCCTGTGTGGCTTTACAAATGGGAGTTCCAGCTTGTCCTTAGAAATGGCTGGGGCTGCTAATGTTACCTGGGACTGTGTAGCTGGTTTGGTCCTTTCGTTCTCAGATTGCCTTTCAGCTACCTGGGTAGTAACAGTTTGTGGTGCTGCAGGTTTTGGAGCTGAAAAACAGACAGGTTTTTGTTCATGTTTTATAGTAAAGGGCTTAGAGTTTGTGGTGACTGCTGACTTTTTAGGAAAATGCTCAGCAGAGTCATCACTTTGCTTTTCCATAGAACTTGACCTCCAGAATGCCTTCACTCTCCCAATATGAATTTCCTCACTTTCATCAGAAGAAAAACCTTGTACATGCTTACTAACACTGGTGTTTGGGCCTATAAAATTGCCCAGTTCATCTATCTTAATGGCAGCAGTGGAGACAGAAACTCCCCTATCAGAATGTCTTACTTCGGGTTTGGGAGGGACAACTTTAAACGTTGTTAAACCCATTTTAGGTTCGTAGCTTGATCCTGAATTCTGGGCACGATGACACCATATGGGTGTTGATGGAACGTctacttctgttttctttgctggTGGCCATTTGATTTCTAACtctgatttactttttttcagatatttctcCCTGCTACTGCATTCATTAACTGGTTTTAGTGTCTCTTTTGCTGTACTGATTTCAGCTGTGGCTTTGGAGTGAGATGGACTCAGCTTGGATTTGCATTCCTCAGACTTCACACCATGTTTAGGAGAGGGTTCCAGTCTTAagttcttttcatttcttttttcaaagaaGGATGTGAGAGATTCAAACATATCTCTCCTCTGTTCCACAGGCAAGTGAATGAATTCATTTTCAGATGGTTGCTGATATATTAGGTCCTTGAATACAGCTCTGTCTGTGTATCCCTTATCAAAGGAACCTGCattgttgttttcatttgtgaAGTTTCTTGCATTAACAGTGTCAGCTGACATATTGTGTGAAACCTTAATCCTCATCTCTTGATTTTCATATGAGTTAGAGGTGCTAACTTCTGGAGCATCATCTATGATTGTTACTGGAACAGAAATCAAAACATCTTGAGCTGCCTCAACTTTTCTTGTATGTGGGTTGAAGGCTTCACTGGTGTAGTCAGAGTCAGAGTTACTGACACCATCTACTGCTGCAAAATACACATACAATGTTACATATAGGCAGCATTTAGGCAATATGTCTATCAATTTCACAAACAGCCAGTACAAGTTTAAGCAAACCATGTATTTTAGTTACACACTAAGTAATAGCCTTTTTTTAATGCCtgtattacaaaaaaaaaggagacgTCCGGGTCCTTCTTATTGTCTGGTTGCTGATTAGGATCAGCAAAATATTCCTGCAGTTCTCCTGCTTCAGCCAATGGGAAACACACAAATGCAGTTGAAAGCAGAATTTCATCTATTGTTCATACCTTATCTTTGACTAATTTATCTAAGTGATAAACATTTCACCACATGACTCCAAAGGAGA belongs to Taeniopygia guttata chromosome 2, bTaeGut7.mat, whole genome shotgun sequence and includes:
- the COBL gene encoding protein cordon-bleu isoform X9; protein product: METLVRPGASKPPTGKRMKARAPPPPNQPSAASRIHSEPKSPAETAVISDQNLVSMKENMINRLVDFTVVLPSGVEQKCTVQGSKAVMDVLVDLCSQYHLNPSQHSLELKSSGTQQVLSYKPNTLIGALDVQTVLLKEKIAEEKAKRPLPRVPEKSVRLVVNYLKTQKAVVRVSPEVPLHNIIPAICEKCEVSQEHIVLLRDGITGEELELTKSLEELGIKELYAWDRKKEPNRKASVSSDAIEKEKTRLLGLFNADRSSNKGFSTAPNSPSVNSRSSSLGSSQSLGNISGMTANPEVKKRRAPPPPVATPVLPNANAELRGQERTAAQISQGASLNDLRKKKRRAPLPPAASAPPTPAMPNRTEDREDKRRSTMGDGRQVPQKPPRGTTRGPPQLVIPPPPPYPPPDSDIVDPTVCYREADVTAPTELVPKQSLLSTHDNVYVVDDTVLELSEVEETASESSCFASEDTTEDSGVVSSPSDIVSLDSQHDNMKLRDIKLVNGYTEPAEADAMCGTETGPVQNAYCPSVGPDTAPLSRQDETRALAKHENEDTFIAAQLQQTLADLDDDLEAVDGVSNSDSDYTSEAFNPHTRKVEAAQDVLISVPVTIIDDAPEVSTSNSYENQEMRIKVSHNMSADTVNARNFTNENNNAGSFDKGYTDRAVFKDLIYQQPSENEFIHLPVEQRRDMFESLTSFFEKRNEKNLRLEPSPKHGVKSEECKSKLSPSHSKATAEISTAKETLKPVNECSSREKYLKKSKSELEIKWPPAKKTEVDVPSTPIWCHRAQNSGSSYEPKMGLTTFKVVPPKPEVRHSDRGVSVSTAAIKIDELGNFIGPNTSVSKHVQGFSSDESEEIHIGRVKAFWRSSSMEKQSDDSAEHFPKKSAVTTNSKPFTIKHEQKPVCFSAPKPAAPQTVTTQVAERQSENERTKPATQSQVTLAAPAISKDKLELPFVKPHRRTSSQYVASAIARHINAITFKSDTMEYNEKDENKQGTGEVKNEAEVSPKRCIIVAKYSPVETESAETRENLSSIFACSQKASHRFTPGDNSGMENKVVNIRASNQATSVSFYKKNASVPLTKSSSKDNNSSEDDHGVNSKQSVAEKRTVFDQKCETLTHTNSASSLKSPDLQGVPSSFSSPLRVTKWHPANGVQVSSLKASPELNGAAANAESEQEEKPDDSDVNTVGDLDVNVQTNIFGPKKKFKPVIQKPVPKDTSLHSALMEAIQTGGGKEKLRKVSNSALNGNHGKSSYAEPENERSALLAAIRGHSGTSKLKKISSLASQELQRFRDAERSLQKAEDLQEEQLSIPPAPVQPPPPPPIQLSAAAPKSSATASGNPMEARQALLEAIRSGAGAAKLRKVPLLV
- the COBL gene encoding protein cordon-bleu isoform X6 translates to METLVRPGASKPPTGKRMKARAPPPPNQPSAASRIHSEPKSPAETAVISDQNLVSMKENMINRLVDFTVVLPSGVEQKCTVQGSKAVMDVLVDLCSQYHLNPSQHSLELKSSGTQQVLSYKPNTLIGALDVQTVLLKEKIAEEKAKRPLPRVPEKSVRLVVNYLKTQKAVVRVSPEVPLHNIIPAICEKCEVSQEHIVLLRDGITGEELELTKSLEELGIKELYAWDRKKEPNRKASVSSDAIEKEKTRLLGLFNADRSSNKTEEYLRMNRDCGEEDVFSSASTSEGSLDGFSTAPNSPSVNSRSSSLGSSQSLGNISGMTANPEVKKRRAPPPPVATPVLPNANAELRGQERTAAQISQGASLNDLRKKKRRAPLPPAASAPPTPAMPNRTEDREDKRRSTMGDGRQVPQKPPRGTTRGPPQLVIPPPPPYPPPDSDIVDPTVCYREADVTAPTELVPKQSLLSTHDNVYVVDDTVLELSEVEETASESSCFASEDTTEDSGVVSSPSDIVSLDSQHDNMKLRDIKLVNGYTEPAEADAMCGTETGPVQNAYCPSVGPDTAPLSRQDETRALAKHENEDTFIAAQLQQTLADLDDDLEAVDGVSNSDSDYTSEAFNPHTRKVEAAQDVLISVPVTIIDDAPEVSTSNSYENQEMRIKVSHNMSADTVNARNFTNENNNAGSFDKGYTDRAVFKDLIYQQPSENEFIHLPVEQRRDMFESLTSFFEKRNEKNLRLEPSPKHGVKSEECKSKLSPSHSKATAEISTAKETLKPVNECSSREKYLKKSKSELEIKWPPAKKTEVDVPSTPIWCHRAQNSGSSYEPKMGLTTFKVVPPKPEVRHSDRGVSVSTAAIKIDELGNFIGPNTSVSKHVQGFSSDESEEIHIGRVKAFWRSSSMEKQSDDSAEHFPKKSAVTTNSKPFTIKHEQKPVCFSAPKPAAPQTVTTQVAERQSENERTKPATQSQVTLAAPAISKDKLELPFVKPHRRTSSQYVASAIARHINAITFKSDTMEYNEKDENKQGTGEVKNEAEVSPKRCIIVAKYSPVETESAETRENLSSIFACSQKASHRFTPGDNSGMENKVVNIRASNQATSVSFYKKNASVPLTKSSSKDNNSSEDDHGVNSKQSVAEKRTVFDQKCETLTHTNSASSLKSPDLQGVPSSFSSPLRVTKWHPANGVQVSSLKASPELNGAAANAESEQEEKPDDSDVNTVGDLDVNVQTNIFGPKKKFKPVIQKPVPKDTSLHSALMEAIQTGGGKEKLRKVSNSALNGNHGKSSYAEPENERSALLAAIRGHSGTSKLKKISSLASQELQRFRDAERSLQKAEDLQEEQLSIPPAPVQPPPPPPIQLSAAAPKSSATASGNPMEARQALLEAIRSGAGAAKLRKVPLLV
- the COBL gene encoding protein cordon-bleu isoform X3 — its product is METLVRPGASKPPTGKRMKARAPPPPNQPSAASRIHSEPKSPAETAVISDQNLVSMKENMINRLVDFTVVLPSGVEQKCTVQGSKAVMDVLVDLCSQYHLNPSQHSLELKSSGTQQVLSYKPNTLIGALDVQTVLLKEKIAEEKAKRPLPRVPEKSVRLVVNYLKTQKAVVRVSPEVPLHNIIPAICEKCEVSQEHIVLLRDGITGEELELTKSLEELGIKELYAWDRKKVPPSKTQSEPSLNYREPNRKASVSSDAIEKEKTRLLGLFNADRSSNKTEEYLRMNRDCGEEDVFSSASTSEGSLDGFSTAPNSPSVNSRSSSLGSSQSLGNISGMTANPEVKKRRAPPPPVATPVLPNANAELRGQERTAAQISQGASLNDLRKKKRRAPLPPAASAPPTPAMPNRTEDREDKRRSTMGDGRQVPQKPPRGTTRGPPQLVIPPPPPYPPPDSDIVDPTVCYREADVTAPTELVPKQSLLSTHDNVYVVDDTVLELSEVEETASESSCFASEDTTEDSGVVSSPSDIVSLDSQHDNMKLRDIKLVNGYTEPAEADAMCGTETGPVQNAYCPSVGPDTAPLRQDETRALAKHENEDTFIAAQLQQTLADLDDDLEAVDGVSNSDSDYTSEAFNPHTRKVEAAQDVLISVPVTIIDDAPEVSTSNSYENQEMRIKVSHNMSADTVNARNFTNENNNAGSFDKGYTDRAVFKDLIYQQPSENEFIHLPVEQRRDMFESLTSFFEKRNEKNLRLEPSPKHGVKSEECKSKLSPSHSKATAEISTAKETLKPVNECSSREKYLKKSKSELEIKWPPAKKTEVDVPSTPIWCHRAQNSGSSYEPKMGLTTFKVVPPKPEVRHSDRGVSVSTAAIKIDELGNFIGPNTSVSKHVQGFSSDESEEIHIGRVKAFWRSSSMEKQSDDSAEHFPKKSAVTTNSKPFTIKHEQKPVCFSAPKPAAPQTVTTQVAERQSENERTKPATQSQVTLAAPAISKDKLELPFVKPHRRTSSQYVASAIARHINAITFKSDTMEYNEKDENKQGTGEVKNEAEVSPKRCIIVAKYSPVETESAETRENLSSIFACSQKASHRFTPGDNSGMENKVVNIRASNQATSVSFYKKNASVPLTKSSSKDNNSSEDDHGVNSKQSVAEKRTVFDQKCETLTHTNSASSLKSPDLQGVPSSFSSPLRVTKWHPANGVQVSSLKASPELNGAAANAESEQEEKPDDSDVNTVGDLDVNVQTNIFGPKKKFKPVIQKPVPKDTSLHSALMEAIQTGGGKEKLRKVSNSALNGNHGKSSYAEPENERSALLAAIRGHSGTSKLKKISSLASQELQRFRDAERSLQKAEDLQEEQLSIPPAPVQPPPPPPIQLSAAAPKSSATASGNPMEARQALLEAIRSGAGAAKLRKVPLLV
- the COBL gene encoding protein cordon-bleu isoform X11, with the protein product METLVRPGASKPPTGKRMKARAPPPPNQPSAASRIHSEPKSPAETAVISDQNLVSMKENMINRLVDFTVVLPSGVEQKCTVQGSKAVMDVLVDLCSQYHLNPSQHSLELKSSGTQQVLSYKPNTLIGALDVQTVLLKEKIAEEKAKRPLPRVPEKSVRLVVNYLKTQKAVVRVSPEVPLHNIIPAICEKCEVSQEHIVLLRDGITGEELELTKSLEELGIKELYAWDRKKVPPSKTQSEPSLNYREPNRKASVSSDAIEKEKTRLLGLFNADRSSNKGFSTAPNSPSVNSRSSSLGSSQSLGNISGMTANPEVKKRRAPPPPVATPVLPNANAELRGQERTAAQISQGASLNDLRKKKRRAPLPPAASAPPTPAMPNRTEDREDKRRSTMESLLSTHDNVYVVDDTVLELSEVEETASESSCFASEDTTEDSGVVSSPSDIVSLDSQHDNMKLRDIKLVNGYTEPAEADAMCGTETGPVQNAYCPSVGPDTAPLSRQDETRALAKHENEDTFIAAQLQQTLADLDDDLEAVDGVSNSDSDYTSEAFNPHTRKVEAAQDVLISVPVTIIDDAPEVSTSNSYENQEMRIKVSHNMSADTVNARNFTNENNNAGSFDKGYTDRAVFKDLIYQQPSENEFIHLPVEQRRDMFESLTSFFEKRNEKNLRLEPSPKHGVKSEECKSKLSPSHSKATAEISTAKETLKPVNECSSREKYLKKSKSELEIKWPPAKKTEVDVPSTPIWCHRAQNSGSSYEPKMGLTTFKVVPPKPEVRHSDRGVSVSTAAIKIDELGNFIGPNTSVSKHVQGFSSDESEEIHIGRVKAFWRSSSMEKQSDDSAEHFPKKSAVTTNSKPFTIKHEQKPVCFSAPKPAAPQTVTTQVAERQSENERTKPATQSQVTLAAPAISKDKLELPFVKPHRRTSSQYVASAIARHINAITFKSDTMEYNEKDENKQGTGEVKNEAEVSPKRCIIVAKYSPVETESAETRENLSSIFACSQKASHRFTPGDNSGMENKVVNIRASNQATSVSFYKKNASVPLTKSSSKDNNSSEDDHGVNSKQSVAEKRTVFDQKCETLTHTNSASSLKSPDLQGVPSSFSSPLRVTKWHPANGVQVSSLKASPELNGAAANAESEQEEKPDDSDVNTVGDLDVNVQTNIFGPKKKFKPVIQKPVPKDTSLHSALMEAIQTGGGKEKLRKVSNSALNGNHGKSSYAEPENERSALLAAIRGHSGTSKLKKISSLASQELQRFRDAERSLQKAEDLQEEQLSIPPAPVQPPPPPPIQLSAAAPKSSATASGNPMEARQALLEAIRSGAGAAKLRKVPLLV
- the COBL gene encoding protein cordon-bleu isoform X7 translates to MKARAPPPPNQPSAASRIHSEPKSPAETAVISDQNLVSMKENMINRLVDFTVVLPSGVEQKCTVQGSKAVMDVLVDLCSQYHLNPSQHSLELKSSGTQQVLSYKPNTLIGALDVQTVLLKEKIAEEKAKRPLPRVPEKSVRLVVNYLKTQKAVVRVSPEVPLHNIIPAICEKCEVSQEHIVLLRDGITGEELELTKSLEELGIKELYAWDRKKVPPSKTQSEPSLNYREPNRKASVSSDAIEKEKTRLLGLFNADRSSNKTEEYLRMNRDCGEEDVFSSASTSEGSLDGFSTAPNSPSVNSRSSSLGSSQSLGNISGMTANPEVKKRRAPPPPVATPVLPNANAELRGQERTAAQISQGASLNDLRKKKRRAPLPPAASAPPTPAMPNRTEDREDKRRSTMGDGRQVPQKPPRGTTRGPPQLVIPPPPPYPPPDSDIVDPTVCYREADVTAPTELVPKQSLLSTHDNVYVVDDTVLELSEVEETASESSCFASEDTTEDSGVVSSPSDIVSLDSQHDNMKLRDIKLVNGYTEPAEADAMCGTETGPVQNAYCPSVGPDTAPLSRQDETRALAKHENEDTFIAAQLQQTLADLDDDLEAVDGVSNSDSDYTSEAFNPHTRKVEAAQDVLISVPVTIIDDAPEVSTSNSYENQEMRIKVSHNMSADTVNARNFTNENNNAGSFDKGYTDRAVFKDLIYQQPSENEFIHLPVEQRRDMFESLTSFFEKRNEKNLRLEPSPKHGVKSEECKSKLSPSHSKATAEISTAKETLKPVNECSSREKYLKKSKSELEIKWPPAKKTEVDVPSTPIWCHRAQNSGSSYEPKMGLTTFKVVPPKPEVRHSDRGVSVSTAAIKIDELGNFIGPNTSVSKHVQGFSSDESEEIHIGRVKAFWRSSSMEKQSDDSAEHFPKKSAVTTNSKPFTIKHEQKPVCFSAPKPAAPQTVTTQVAERQSENERTKPATQSQVTLAAPAISKDKLELPFVKPHRRTSSQYVASAIARHINAITFKSDTMEYNEKDENKQGTGEVKNEAEVSPKRCIIVAKYSPVETESAETRENLSSIFACSQKASHRFTPGDNSGMENKVVNIRASNQATSVSFYKKNASVPLTKSSSKDNNSSEDDHGVNSKQSVAEKRTVFDQKCETLTHTNSASSLKSPDLQGVPSSFSSPLRVTKWHPANGVQVSSLKASPELNGAAANAESEQEEKPDDSDVNTVGDLDVNVQTNIFGPKKKFKPVIQKPVPKDTSLHSALMEAIQTGGGKEKLRKVSNSALNGNHGKSSYAEPENERSALLAAIRGHSGTSKLKKISSLASQELQRFRDAERSLQKAEDLQEEQLSIPPAPVQPPPPPPIQLSAAAPKSSATASGNPMEARQALLEAIRSGAGAAKLRKVPLLV